The following are encoded together in the Clostridium sp. BJN0013 genome:
- the recQ gene encoding DNA helicase RecQ, which produces MIGNAEEVLHKYYGYETFKKHQREVIESILSGRDTLAIMPTGGGKSICYQIPAVLFKGITVVISPLISLMKDQVDSIIGLGINASYINSSISQQEILSIFSDLRNGKVKILYVAPERLESPEFYQLMKTIEVSQVAVDEAHCVSQWGHDFRISYIHICKFIESFSKRPVVTAFTATATEEVREDIVNQIKLKEEAVFISGFDRENLKISCLKTGNKFQYLSNYVKTNETQSGIIYASTRKEVDNIYEKLKANDLSVTRYHAGLPDRDRKINQEDFVYDKVNIIVATNAFGMGIDKSNVRYVIHYNMPGNIESYYQEIGRAGRDGEASECILMFSPQDVITQKYLIETSIQSPERRINEYKKLQHMIDFVHYNGCLRKFILNYFGEEVNYNQCDNCSNCINSGEYVDKTIDAQKVISCVYRMKREFGVNMIVDVLRGSSQKKVLHYGFNKLSTYGIMKNYSKEALSNFINTIIAHKYITLKEGEYPTVALNAQSIKVLKGEEKVILKESVKANKITAHNDLFEILRNLRREIALEESIPPYMVFSDATLKELSIRYPVDSDQILDISGVGDLKLKKYGERFLNVIKKYIEENKIQPNWSFKTGVTSKNERKNDKPKTHHITINMLRDNMSIKEIAKKRQLTLSTILTHITKYFEEGDIDIKDIDINFQELFTESEEREVLKAIDKAGMSKLRPIKELLSDSISYDKIRAVIVKNYILKEVVK; this is translated from the coding sequence GTGATTGGCAATGCTGAAGAGGTTTTACATAAATATTATGGTTATGAAACTTTTAAAAAGCATCAGAGAGAAGTGATTGAAAGTATATTAAGTGGAAGAGATACCTTGGCAATTATGCCTACAGGAGGAGGAAAATCTATATGTTATCAAATACCTGCAGTGCTTTTTAAAGGCATAACTGTTGTCATATCTCCTTTAATTTCTCTCATGAAAGATCAGGTAGATAGTATAATTGGATTAGGCATAAACGCATCTTATATAAATAGTTCTATTTCTCAGCAAGAAATTTTAAGTATATTTTCAGATTTAAGGAATGGAAAAGTAAAAATATTATATGTAGCACCGGAGAGATTGGAGTCTCCAGAATTTTATCAGCTTATGAAAACCATAGAAGTTTCACAGGTGGCGGTAGATGAAGCGCATTGTGTATCCCAGTGGGGACATGATTTTAGAATAAGCTATATACATATATGTAAATTCATAGAGAGTTTTTCTAAAAGACCGGTGGTTACGGCATTTACTGCCACGGCTACTGAAGAAGTGAGAGAAGATATTGTAAACCAGATAAAATTGAAAGAAGAGGCTGTTTTTATATCAGGATTTGACAGAGAAAATTTAAAGATATCATGTCTTAAAACGGGAAATAAATTTCAATATTTATCAAATTATGTTAAAACAAATGAAACACAGTCTGGAATAATATATGCATCCACCAGAAAAGAAGTGGATAATATATATGAAAAACTTAAGGCAAATGACTTATCTGTTACAAGATATCATGCAGGATTACCAGACAGAGACAGAAAAATAAATCAGGAGGATTTTGTGTATGACAAGGTAAATATAATAGTGGCTACCAATGCTTTTGGAATGGGTATTGACAAATCAAATGTAAGATATGTAATTCACTATAATATGCCGGGAAATATAGAAAGTTATTATCAGGAAATAGGCAGAGCAGGCCGTGACGGAGAAGCCAGTGAGTGTATATTAATGTTTTCTCCACAGGATGTAATTACTCAGAAATATTTAATAGAAACAAGTATACAATCTCCAGAAAGAAGAATAAATGAATATAAAAAGCTTCAGCATATGATAGATTTTGTGCATTATAATGGTTGTCTTAGAAAATTCATATTAAATTATTTCGGAGAGGAGGTAAATTATAATCAGTGTGATAATTGTAGTAATTGTATAAATTCCGGGGAATATGTAGATAAAACCATAGATGCACAAAAGGTTATCTCCTGTGTATACAGGATGAAAAGAGAATTTGGAGTAAATATGATAGTGGATGTTTTAAGGGGGTCTTCTCAAAAAAAAGTACTTCACTATGGATTTAATAAACTATCCACTTATGGCATAATGAAAAATTATTCAAAAGAAGCATTATCAAATTTTATAAATACCATTATAGCTCATAAGTATATAACCTTAAAAGAAGGAGAATATCCCACTGTGGCGTTAAATGCCCAGTCCATAAAAGTTTTAAAAGGTGAAGAAAAAGTAATCTTAAAAGAATCAGTTAAAGCAAATAAGATCACTGCCCATAATGATTTATTTGAAATACTTAGGAATTTAAGAAGAGAAATAGCTTTGGAAGAATCTATTCCACCCTATATGGTATTTTCAGATGCAACTTTAAAAGAACTAAGTATAAGGTATCCGGTAGATTCAGATCAAATACTTGATATATCAGGAGTGGGGGATTTAAAATTAAAAAAATATGGTGAAAGATTTTTAAATGTTATAAAAAAATATATAGAGGAAAATAAAATTCAGCCCAACTGGTCATTTAAAACTGGTGTTACCAGTAAAAATGAAAGAAAAAATGACAAACCCAAAACCCATCATATAACAATTAATATGCTTAGAGACAATATGAGCATAAAAGAAATTGCGAAAAAAAGACAGCTTACCCTATCTACAATACTTACTCATATTACAAAATATTTTGAAGAAGGAGATATCGATATCAAGGATATAGATATAAATTTTCAAGAATTATTTACAGAATCGGAAGAAAGAGAAGTTTTAAAGGCCATAGATAAAGCTGGCATGTCTAAATTGAGGCCTATAAAAGAACTTCTTTCAGATAGCATAAGTTATGATAAAATAAGAGCTGTTATAGTAAAAAATTATATTTTAAAAGAGGTGGTAAAATGA
- a CDS encoding fumarylacetoacetate hydrolase family protein, giving the protein MKFVTYNYKDKESIGILEDNSILDFKNIFCEIGEKNPPQTMVELIKYLDENKLNKIEEFLKNKSLQTVSVEAIKLKAPIPYPERNVFCLGKNYAEHAREIKLTKITDNDIPKVPIYFTKVASPAIGNRDSIEFSSEVTNQVDYEVELGVIIDKNGKNIKIEEAENYIFGYTIINDISARDLQGSHIQWFKGKSLDTFCPMGPCIVHKNEIPSPVNLDIKCWVNGEIRQSSNTKNLIFDIPYIISDLSKGLTLKAGDIIATGTPSGVGMGFNPIKMLKQGDSIECYIEKIGKLVNDVINVSS; this is encoded by the coding sequence ATGAAATTTGTAACTTATAATTATAAAGATAAAGAAAGCATAGGAATTTTAGAGGATAATAGTATTTTAGATTTTAAAAATATATTTTGTGAAATTGGAGAAAAAAATCCACCCCAAACTATGGTGGAGCTTATAAAATATTTAGATGAGAATAAATTAAATAAGATAGAAGAATTTTTAAAAAATAAATCTTTACAAACTGTATCTGTAGAGGCAATTAAATTAAAGGCACCTATACCTTATCCTGAGAGAAATGTATTTTGTCTTGGAAAAAACTATGCAGAGCATGCAAGAGAAATAAAATTAACTAAAATAACAGATAATGATATACCAAAGGTGCCAATATATTTTACTAAAGTTGCATCACCTGCCATAGGAAATAGAGATTCCATAGAATTTTCCAGTGAAGTTACCAATCAGGTAGACTATGAGGTTGAACTTGGAGTGATAATTGACAAGAATGGGAAAAACATAAAAATAGAGGAAGCAGAAAATTACATATTTGGTTACACCATAATAAATGATATATCAGCAAGAGATCTTCAAGGAAGTCATATTCAATGGTTTAAAGGAAAAAGTCTTGATACTTTTTGTCCTATGGGTCCTTGTATAGTACATAAAAATGAAATACCATCTCCTGTGAATTTAGATATAAAGTGTTGGGTAAACGGAGAGATAAGGCAAAGTTCAAATACTAAAAATTTAATTTTTGATATACCCTATATAATAAGTGACTTGTCTAAAGGATTGACTTTAAAGGCAGGAGATATTATAGCAACGGGTACACCCAGTGGTGTAGGAATGGGTTTTAATCCTATCAAGATGTTAAAACAAGGAGATAGTATAGAATGTTATATAGAAAAAATAGGTAAATTAGTAAATGATGTAATAAATGTTTCTAGCTAA
- a CDS encoding ABC transporter substrate-binding protein, with product MKKITAIIITVIFSAILFTGCGSSTKKDTSSNLLESIKKSGKIVIGTEEGYPPMEFRDSNGQLVGFDVDFSNEVAKRLRVKAEFLVMDFNGIILALNSKKFDAAVASISITDDRKKTTDFSTPYVVGGQVITVKNEREDIKGVEDLKEKVIACELGTTGENVANDIKGVKELKKYDKITEAFQDMSIGRVDATIIDQQVGGYYIQKKKGEFKMLEGILSKEPMGVAYRKGDDSLKNEIDKIIGDMKKDGTLSKLSVKWFGFDAYKD from the coding sequence ATGAAAAAAATAACTGCAATCATAATTACTGTTATATTTAGTGCAATATTATTTACCGGCTGTGGAAGCAGCACTAAAAAAGATACAAGTTCTAATCTATTGGAGAGTATAAAGAAATCAGGAAAAATTGTTATAGGAACTGAAGAAGGATATCCTCCTATGGAGTTTAGGGATTCCAATGGTCAGCTGGTAGGATTTGACGTGGATTTTTCAAATGAAGTGGCCAAAAGACTGAGAGTAAAAGCAGAATTTTTGGTTATGGATTTTAATGGAATTATACTAGCCCTTAATTCTAAAAAATTTGATGCAGCGGTTGCTTCCATAAGTATAACAGATGATAGGAAAAAGACCACTGATTTCTCTACACCTTATGTAGTAGGTGGTCAGGTTATTACAGTTAAGAATGAAAGAGAAGATATAAAGGGAGTAGAGGATTTAAAAGAAAAAGTTATAGCCTGTGAGCTGGGAACTACTGGAGAAAATGTGGCAAATGATATAAAAGGGGTTAAAGAATTAAAAAAATATGACAAAATAACTGAAGCATTTCAAGATATGTCAATAGGCAGGGTAGATGCTACCATAATAGATCAACAGGTAGGCGGATATTATATCCAGAAGAAAAAAGGTGAGTTTAAAATGTTAGAGGGTATATTAAGTAAGGAGCCTATGGGTGTAGCTTATAGAAAGGGAGATGATTCCCTTAAAAATGAAATAGATAAAATAATTGGCGATATGAAAAAGGATGGAACTCTATCCAAGCTTTCTGTAAAATGGTTTGGATTTGATGCCTATAAAGATTAA
- the argF gene encoding ornithine carbamoyltransferase: MANLYGRSFLTLKDFMPEEIEYLLKLSKKLKEEKYSGKEKKRLQGKNIALIFEKDSLRTRCSFEVGAYDEGANVTYIGSTGSHIGKKESIKDTARVMGRMFHGVEYRGFSQRDMEIFSKYSGIPLWNGLSDEDHPTQVLADFLTIQENIDKSLKDINFVYIGDGRNNMAKALMIGAAKMGMNFKIITPKELFPEGELVKECEKMAKENGGYILISENIYESVKGADIIYTDVWLSMGEEKSLWEKRIETLMPYQVNMKLIEACQNKKVKFMHCLPAFHNRETEVSEQIYKEFGYEALEVTEDVFENEEISIVFEEAENRLHTIKAVMVATLSSGNI, encoded by the coding sequence TTGGCTAATTTATATGGTAGAAGTTTTTTAACTTTAAAGGACTTTATGCCAGAAGAAATAGAATACCTGCTTAAACTTTCAAAAAAATTAAAAGAGGAAAAATACAGCGGAAAAGAGAAGAAAAGACTACAGGGAAAAAATATTGCATTAATATTTGAAAAGGATTCTTTGAGAACCAGGTGTTCATTTGAAGTTGGTGCTTATGATGAAGGTGCCAATGTAACTTACATAGGTTCTACAGGGAGCCACATAGGTAAAAAAGAATCAATAAAAGATACTGCCAGAGTAATGGGAAGAATGTTTCATGGGGTAGAGTACAGAGGATTTTCCCAAAGGGACATGGAGATATTTTCAAAGTATTCAGGCATACCTCTTTGGAATGGGTTATCAGATGAAGATCACCCCACTCAGGTTTTAGCAGATTTTTTAACTATACAGGAAAATATAGATAAATCTTTAAAAGATATAAATTTTGTTTATATTGGTGATGGAAGAAATAATATGGCAAAAGCTCTTATGATAGGCGCTGCAAAAATGGGAATGAATTTTAAAATAATAACTCCTAAAGAACTTTTTCCAGAGGGTGAACTGGTAAAAGAATGTGAAAAGATGGCCAAAGAAAATGGGGGATATATATTAATCAGTGAAAATATATATGAAAGTGTAAAAGGGGCAGATATTATATATACAGATGTGTGGCTTTCCATGGGTGAGGAAAAATCCCTCTGGGAAAAAAGAATAGAAACTTTAATGCCTTATCAGGTAAATATGAAATTAATTGAAGCCTGCCAAAATAAAAAAGTCAAGTTTATGCACTGTCTTCCAGCTTTTCATAATAGAGAAACTGAGGTTTCAGAGCAAATATATAAAGAATTTGGCTATGAGGCTTTGGAAGTTACAGAAGATGTATTTGAAAATGAAGAAATTTCCATAGTATTTGAGGAAGCAGAAAATAGATTACATACTATAAAGGCAGTTATGGTAGCAACATTAAGTTCAGGAAACATTTAG
- the carA gene encoding glutamine-hydrolyzing carbamoyl-phosphate synthase small subunit — protein sequence MNSILYLEDGTVFMGKAIGQIGITVGELVFNTSMTGYQEILTDPSYAGQVITMCYPYIGNYGINYSSSQSEKIQVKGIVVKNMYNDTSHYLSENSFEGFLKENNIVGISGIDTRSITKKIRASGTMKCVICNKNESINELKDMLNLYDDKKLVAQVSIPSIKKIRGNGSKVAVLDFGIKNNIIENLKSRNCDITIFPYNTSYESIMSINPKGILLSNGPGDPKDVYDTVEVIKKLLNTVPIFGICLGHQLLSLALGGDTYKMKFGHRGGNHGVYDSDTDKSFITSQNHGYAVKRDSLDENNIKITHINLNDNTVEGFRHKTLPIFSVQFHPEGSPGPTDTSYLFDKFLSLMTLV from the coding sequence ATGAATTCCATATTATATTTAGAAGATGGTACTGTATTTATGGGAAAGGCTATAGGACAGATAGGAATAACTGTAGGAGAATTGGTTTTTAATACTTCAATGACAGGATATCAGGAAATACTTACAGACCCTTCCTATGCAGGGCAGGTAATAACTATGTGCTATCCCTACATTGGTAACTATGGTATAAACTATAGTTCCAGTCAATCTGAAAAAATACAGGTAAAAGGTATAGTAGTAAAGAATATGTACAATGACACTTCTCATTATTTAAGTGAAAATAGTTTTGAAGGATTTTTAAAAGAAAATAATATTGTAGGTATCAGCGGCATAGATACTAGAAGTATAACTAAAAAAATAAGAGCCAGTGGAACTATGAAATGTGTCATATGTAATAAAAATGAATCTATAAATGAATTAAAGGATATGTTAAATCTTTATGATGATAAAAAGTTGGTAGCACAGGTAAGTATCCCTTCTATAAAGAAGATCAGAGGGAATGGCTCTAAAGTAGCAGTTTTAGATTTTGGCATAAAAAATAATATTATTGAAAATTTAAAGAGCAGAAATTGTGATATAACTATATTTCCATATAACACTTCTTATGAAAGCATAATGAGCATAAATCCCAAAGGTATACTTTTAAGTAATGGACCAGGGGATCCTAAAGATGTATATGATACTGTGGAGGTAATAAAAAAGTTACTAAATACTGTTCCTATATTTGGCATATGTCTTGGACATCAATTGTTGTCTCTTGCACTTGGGGGAGACACTTATAAAATGAAATTTGGACATAGGGGCGGTAACCATGGTGTGTATGACAGCGATACAGATAAATCTTTTATAACATCCCAAAACCACGGCTATGCTGTTAAAAGGGATAGTTTAGATGAAAACAATATAAAAATAACTCATATTAATTTAAATGATAATACAGTAGAAGGATTTAGACATAAAACCTTACCTATATTTTCAGTTCAGTTTCATCCTGAAGGTTCCCCAGGGCCTACTGATACAAGCTATTTGTTTGATAAATTTTTAAGTTTGATGACTTTAGTATAA